The genomic window TATTGagtatgtttcttttttttttgttcgacAGGTTAAATATAAGATTTTATGTTTGATTGACCAGTTTTAAGATTACTTAAaagtagattttattaattgTCTTTGATCATAAATAAGgatgaaaaaaattagtaaaccATATTGAGAGGGAAAGTTaagtatgaaaatatagaaaaaaaaagagagaaaaatatagaaaatgataattttttctaACTAGTAAATAATCACTTCAAAACAATTAATATTCATGTATCAGACATATTATCAAATTAATGATACTTGAAGACAATTTTttcatctaaaaataaaaatataattccaAAATGTAAAAAGTAtgaagaaaatattaattttgatccTAAAATTTAACTAAGGGAAGAAAACAAGTGTAACTACAAATTGATGAAAAGAAGTGAGATAGGTTAGAACGTTGTGTACAGTGCCAGTGGGTCATAAAAAGAAGGGAGAGCTCATAAACCGATAATGACAGCCTAAAAATATCTTTCgagtaattatttaattacaagcTAGGGTTAATGGAAGTTGAGGTTGGGAGGAACACGAGAGCAAGCAAGTGGTGCTTACTTAGCTttgcttttatgtttttttttttaaattgaccaCTTTGTTGGGTTTTGAGCCCTTACCTTACTATTATTATAATGGAAGCTGTGGTCATAACCTTGAGGCTTGAGTTTTATTTCTTCCATGAAGGGTTAGCAGAATTTTGCTCTACTGTTGTGATCATCCATTTTATTGCTAGATTTACCAAACTAGAGGAAAATTTTAACATCATGATTGGGTTTTGGAAATGcaataaatattttcatattaaataaataatgatcTGTCAAACAGTTCACCAGGATTTCAACCGATTTCTTTCAAATGAGCTTAGCAAATCTTAAGAATTACAAATGTGGGTGCAGTGGGATCTTATTCTTATTGGGTCACCTCTCAACTTTACATATTTtatctcttatatatatatatatccttgaGAGTAATTATCTGCTTAAAGGAATATAGTTTTctgttctattttattttaattgtttgtgCCAAAAAAGATTATGCTATATAATGACAACCCTATTTATGTTCTGTGATAATGGGATTttctaaaatatttctttttggcATCTCACATTCAGCAAACTAGTTACAATATTATAAATCTAATTGTCTGCATTAAAAGTTAATTATCATCATGCATGATTGTTAATTAGATTGATGGCCCCATGTCCCTAAAGAGATGGATGATGTCAAATTAGTCTAAAAAGACGATGAGGTATGCTCATTATCAAACCTCAAGTTTCTAATATTAAAATGAgtggaaattaattattaaaaaatggttGGTCCAAACAGAACAACAAAAAGAGCAATATGGTCTCCTCAATCCTCATCAGCCATTAATAATCTCCTCGTCATCCACGAACTGGAAGGCAATAgcataaaatcataaataattgtAAACAAAGACAAATTTGCTAGCTTATTGAAAATTATGACCGACCCATTGTGCTGGTGGCTGATACCTACAAAAGCTAGGATATAAATGTGACATGGCAATGAAAATGAAAGAGAGAGAGGCCACATATAGGACTAGTTTGGGTTTCTTAACCCTTGAGTCACGGAATTATGTTATTCATAATTCCATGTAAGATGTAAATACAGGTTTATTAGTAAATTGTTCAATTGAATTTCTTGAGTGGTTGAACTTTTATAGTATATTTATTActgttttctattattttattaaataatgatgtggttagtttttttcttttttctttttttttgaagatAAAGATGTGATTAGTTAAATTAAGTAGTTTAACAATGAACTACATTTGGATATTGATATTATAATATAGGAGTATGGCGCGAGAGGGGACCGGTAGGGCCCTATAGGAGTTGTCCTGTGGGTTAGGGGGGCACTGCACGCTGCCCTTTCATGCCCATCGTTGGGTCTTTACTAGACCAATGTTAAGCCAGGACCACAACCCCCCCCCCCCCCTCTCCCTTCTATAAGAAACCCCTCATCTAACATTGCCCTTTCACTTCATCACCCACACTTTGCTCTCTTTTAGTATTTTCTCTCCATTCATATTAATCACCAAAACTCATCAACACCACGTACGAGGTAAAGATGAAGATGAGCAATTCTGCTACCATGGGGGCCTCAAAGAGAAGGCTATCAAGCAGAGGCCTTGGAGGGGTTCTCCGAGAGCAAAGGGCTAAGCTTTATATTATACGAAGATGCGTTGTTATGCTCCTTTGCTGGCATGATTGAAACTCCTACTCCTAGCCATGCTAATGATCATGGAGGATCTTGGGGgctcctcttcttttcttcttcatttggTGGAGTGTAAATACTGGCAGCGGTCGGCGGATGTTATCGGAGAGTTAAGAACAAATTTTGTATGCACTGGTCTTATGGCCTAGATGTAAATTAGATAGCTTGAATTAAAGCTTTGATATTAGTTAATTGCTTAACAAATTATATGGGCGTTTATTCTTTTACATCTGCTGCTTTCTGTGCCATGAATTACTTTATATGTTCACCGGCTTACCATAAACAACATCATTAGGTGACCCTAACTTTGAGTGCTACCATATTCCAACAATTTCTCATTGAATTATTCACTTTTACTTATGCTTGGACCATGATGTTTTCCTTACTATTTGGTGATGTGAAGATTGATTGAGAGTCAGCAACTcccatcctttttttcttttggataaaATGAAGTAGAATTAGGGATTCCTAAGCTATCGAGGATTTCAAAATTGGAATGTAACTCAAAATATATGTTGCTTTGGGAAAAGAGTTGCAGTCAACCTTCATGAGTTTCATTAGAGGACAAATTCATGAGGAGGATATACTCCAGAGCTTTCGCCCAACTTGCCAATTCTTATTGGACTGGCTTTTCATGAACTTCTCCAAGTTGTTTTGACTCTGGGGTTAGTTGCACAAGTTTAATGCATACAAATGGAAACGCCAAAAAACTAAGGATGATTGCTTGTAATTTTACTCACTTCAATTGGCAAATAAGCATACTCTTTGTTATGGgttttatttgaaattgtttgAGTTAGGAATTAGGATGATGGTTGTAATAATTGAAAATTACAAATCaagagttaaagaaaaaaaagtgggTTTTGTTTTATCATCTTGTATCTTAGTCCCAAAACTATACTATAGAACATGATGAAAGTTTTGACCAGTCCCATGTAGGTAGCATTTTAGGGGGAGGGGCCGGAGTAAACAAGTAGGAAACAAACAAGCAACTAAAAATGGGTACAAGTTGCAGATATTTGATTAGATCCCTGTTTATGGGCATCATGATTCATGACTACCTGATAGGCTGATACTAAAACTAATGATGGTAGAATGCATTGCAAACTAGTTTAATTCTGCAattattttcattctttacacTCCCTTCCCAAAAACCAGGACCAGATTTTATCAATAAACATATAACAAGCTTAGCGGTAagctaaggttataaatattataaactaaCTAAATTAGTTAAAGAGGTCCCCATCATAATCCTTGTTTTAATTTTCCTTGTCTTGGACCAAACAGCATCAGCCCATGTTTCAATCTCTAAAGTTAATACTTATTAATAAACTCTACTAAACTTAACAATTTAATGGTAAGTTGAAAATAAAAGCATGGAGAAAGGGGTGAGTTGGGGGGCAGGTGAATTATTGGATCACAACTCAGAACCCACATTCACGTGCGCCAATGGCATCCCAAGGGTAGAGACGGTCCTCCCTCACCGGTTTGTCTTTTATAAAACGTGGGATGCGGATGGGTGGGTGAAAGTGAAGAGGTAAAAAAGGGAAGAGAAGTTAGGGAATTTGGTGGTGAGGAGTCAGCACAGCAGTGAGCAGCAGCAACACATAGGCAGCAAAGCTTTAATATTCTATTGTCGGCCACATCTAAGATGAGATTAGGAAGGTCAAGGTGCTACTTTTTGCAAACTCAACTGCCACTCACTACACTACTAACTTCTTCTTATTATTAATACTATATAGGAAGTAATTAGGTATAGGGGCTAGAGAGAGGAGAGGACAAAAAGCCTAATGGGATGGGGTGAAATGTGGTCAAAAGACATAAGCCCACGTGCGCCTCCTTATCCACAAACCCCACCAGCACACATGGGTGTCTCAATCCTTTTCAACctacaataatattaaatatatcatAGCATTGGGGTCCCCGCTTTCCCCTCTCATTATTATTTATCcgtttattttttgaattggatGGAAACTTAGATCATTTAAATcacctatttttattttgattgagTTAATTACCGGGTAAATTAGCAGAATATaccaattttaaaagataatgaaaaaataggtcgatttttatcatatttaggaaaataaattgattttggaGAGAAAAATTAAAAGCACATTCAACAAGATGCGTTTTTAGCTGAGGTGATAGAAAACGCGCCTTGTAAGACACGCTTTCAGTGTCCCTGTTGCTACCTCAACTGAAAACGCATTCAGCATCCAACGGTAAATTTTTCCGATGGCAAAATTTTTTCTAACGGCCAAAAACGACTAGTTTATTTGCTATATAAATCCaagtcattttctttcttttgcattcaaatctaatctctcaattctctcaactATTTAGTTctcaaattttcattcaatttctctcaaaatcttgttattttaattttatatttcgtaatttgtttgattttaattgatttttataacGATAATTTTG from Gossypium hirsutum isolate 1008001.06 chromosome D12, Gossypium_hirsutum_v2.1, whole genome shotgun sequence includes these protein-coding regions:
- the LOC107946448 gene encoding uncharacterized protein; the protein is MKMSNSATMGASKRRLSSRGLGGVLREQRAKLYIIRRCVVMLLCWHD